One genomic segment of Candidatus Zixiibacteriota bacterium includes these proteins:
- the miaB gene encoding tRNA (N6-isopentenyl adenosine(37)-C2)-methylthiotransferase MiaB, whose product MTRNSQIETFHIATFGCQMNLADSSTLVATMTTRGYQQVFREEEADLLILNTCSVREKAEQRVIGRLGEVKRFKRLRPHLKVAVIGCMAQRLGEGLLRTNPGADFVLGTDRLFELPDVLENIEGTTRVMTAFGHENMDEILPSRESPFSAFVTISRGCDNYCSYCIVPHVRGSERAHSADHIVRNVRSLVRDGVVEITLLGQNVNSYRHGDVNFPTLLERVMNETEVPRVRFMTSHPKDLSSHLIDIISREARIMPHVHLPLQSGADRVLEKMGRGYTIEEYMKIIDRLRETLDYVSLTTDLIVGFPSETKTEFEMTLEVVRHVKYDAAFMFRYSVRPGTQAADWDDTVSEEEKISRLNQLIEIQQQIGNERNQREVGEVRYGLVEGTSRRDVNVLRARTEGNKTALFEAAEVETGKVVPIRITSADAYTLHGCMEVTP is encoded by the coding sequence GTGACTCGAAACAGTCAAATAGAGACCTTCCACATTGCAACCTTTGGCTGCCAGATGAATCTGGCGGATTCGTCAACCTTAGTTGCCACTATGACAACACGTGGGTATCAACAGGTTTTCAGGGAGGAAGAGGCGGATTTACTCATACTCAATACTTGCTCAGTTCGAGAAAAAGCCGAGCAGAGAGTCATTGGGCGACTAGGCGAAGTGAAGCGGTTTAAGCGTCTCAGACCACATCTGAAGGTGGCAGTGATCGGCTGTATGGCCCAACGGCTGGGGGAGGGCCTTCTAAGGACCAATCCCGGGGCGGATTTTGTTCTGGGCACAGATCGACTGTTTGAATTGCCAGATGTCCTGGAGAATATCGAAGGAACGACACGAGTAATGACCGCGTTTGGTCATGAGAACATGGACGAGATATTGCCATCCCGCGAGTCTCCGTTTTCCGCGTTTGTTACGATTTCTCGTGGCTGTGACAATTACTGCTCATATTGTATTGTACCCCATGTGCGTGGGTCTGAACGAGCTCACTCGGCCGATCACATTGTCAGGAACGTTCGATCTCTGGTCCGGGATGGAGTGGTTGAAATCACTCTGCTGGGGCAGAATGTCAACAGCTACCGACATGGGGACGTTAATTTCCCAACATTACTCGAGAGAGTCATGAACGAAACCGAGGTCCCGCGAGTACGGTTTATGACTTCGCATCCCAAGGATCTATCTTCTCACCTGATCGATATCATCTCTCGTGAAGCGAGGATTATGCCGCATGTGCATCTACCCCTTCAGTCGGGAGCGGATCGGGTGTTGGAGAAGATGGGGCGGGGCTACACGATTGAGGAGTACATGAAGATCATTGATCGTCTGCGCGAAACTCTCGACTATGTATCCCTTACCACGGATTTGATTGTCGGTTTTCCCTCGGAGACGAAGACGGAATTTGAAATGACTCTTGAGGTTGTTCGACATGTTAAGTATGATGCGGCCTTCATGTTTCGTTACTCGGTTCGTCCTGGTACGCAAGCGGCTGATTGGGATGATACCGTGTCAGAGGAAGAGAAGATTAGCCGTCTGAACCAGCTAATTGAGATCCAGCAGCAAATCGGGAATGAACGTAATCAGCGAGAAGTCGGTGAGGTCAGATACGGATTGGTAGAGGGGACCTCACGACGCGATGTCAATGTGCTACGTGCTCGGACTGAAGGTAACAAGACTGCTCTCTTCGAGGCGGCAGAAGTCGAAACGGGCAAAGTTGTTCCGATTCGGATTACCTCGGCCGATGCCTATACATTGCACGGTTGTATGGAGGTGACGCCCTGA
- a CDS encoding response regulator, with amino-acid sequence MLELWPHMLLSVFVVLVIVFLVVRLRLFAGEGVSGRGFFLAGGVLLVLVSVWRSVTYLTAYNDWFLDGVYQIIDVIWLGVLLIGIALVTIGLALYADHWQCKRREIEIRDQKLSILDNLQRDARGPYQLMALLDMSVKEIIAQLPECAGAVFLLNRNQRQFVLGAGVGFTKSEQGVLEYLPLEHNLVSQALDVGEPLLGGPFDLVDRSGKIHSSRFKSSLVLPLISGVDKIGGILLLGDDDRSFSHQEVRYLQPVAEWLVERIKSARLERELSAAQTESKNYNTARADLSARVLEVASALTSSDAATAFCRCLVGLGSAGSAHLAGIVNGQLQVLSGSEPLQSLSESYKTALVDAVDRHKPLIINQEATADSGRQYVAYSTLVFPIPDSSDRNALLLRREGSQFKLSDYELKTVEMFVPLARLALQRDDTRRVSVTQRRGFQTILGLMQFDGDGRFQDSPAFFLEQMNKLLPNSSQGITFVRSRDGSMKAVGGLRLGDSEIEGLEILPGEGMVGATSNRGEPSFVYGRKDVARALEDFDSSVRDRLYRMLGERGLPPFVAACPVHCVEQVVGVVMLFVFDMTESERGEWERLLTLAMSLYSMRLTVGELHRVGRTLEGGESGLQIGAATNRFNNHLSAIIGNAELAISRPELGGEVAEHLRSIIIEAELAAGYMKDTFGAESAADEAAILDEAPTLDVLIRSFLKPHHISGKLHMIGDRPRELSLELKSETVIDAIDQRVQDLVLGALDRFGAVAAEDDRLAVTSYREGEYVYVDISRHQENFPPVEHVSGFGDYELPQEALRFRPADSYLRHAVDTGCRYAYDRTNQTLTYLSFRFPVRSPKDVLYSAGSKEVSILAVDDQSVILDLVSAMCQSLGYSVKTATSGKEAIQAVRDSRFDIILLDLAMPEMSGLEAAAQIRRISPGLPIVLVTGWGVDIDPAQLEALGIEDVLYKPFRIEQLTEKIQSIAHVLDSR; translated from the coding sequence ATGCTGGAGTTGTGGCCGCATATGTTGCTTTCAGTTTTCGTCGTGCTGGTGATTGTGTTTCTGGTTGTTAGATTACGACTGTTCGCCGGAGAGGGAGTTTCGGGCAGGGGTTTCTTCCTGGCGGGAGGGGTTCTTCTCGTGCTGGTTTCAGTATGGCGGAGTGTTACATATCTAACCGCGTACAATGACTGGTTCCTTGACGGAGTCTACCAGATTATTGATGTGATTTGGTTGGGCGTACTTCTGATTGGGATTGCCTTGGTGACAATTGGTCTCGCTCTGTACGCTGATCATTGGCAGTGCAAGCGGCGTGAGATCGAGATCCGGGATCAGAAACTGTCCATTCTGGATAACCTGCAGCGTGATGCTCGCGGTCCCTATCAACTCATGGCGTTGCTTGATATGTCGGTCAAGGAAATCATTGCCCAGTTGCCTGAGTGTGCCGGAGCAGTTTTCCTGTTGAATCGCAATCAACGCCAGTTCGTTCTTGGCGCCGGAGTTGGATTCACCAAATCGGAACAGGGGGTGCTGGAGTACCTGCCGTTGGAGCACAATCTGGTTAGCCAGGCACTTGATGTTGGAGAGCCACTATTAGGGGGACCGTTTGATCTTGTTGATCGATCAGGAAAAATCCACTCTTCCCGATTCAAATCATCCCTGGTTCTGCCCTTGATTTCGGGAGTAGACAAGATCGGAGGCATTCTTCTACTGGGTGATGATGATCGATCATTTAGTCATCAGGAAGTACGCTATCTGCAACCAGTGGCCGAGTGGTTGGTTGAGAGAATAAAGTCTGCTCGATTGGAACGGGAATTGTCAGCAGCACAAACTGAATCAAAAAACTACAATACGGCCAGGGCTGATTTGTCGGCGCGTGTGCTGGAAGTAGCGAGTGCCTTGACTTCATCAGATGCTGCGACTGCATTTTGTCGCTGCCTGGTAGGGTTGGGTTCGGCCGGATCAGCGCATTTGGCTGGGATTGTTAACGGCCAATTACAAGTTCTTAGCGGAAGCGAACCGTTGCAAAGCTTATCGGAAAGCTACAAGACAGCTCTCGTTGATGCCGTTGACCGTCACAAGCCTCTTATCATCAATCAGGAGGCAACTGCGGATAGTGGGCGTCAATATGTGGCGTATTCCACTTTAGTGTTTCCGATCCCCGATTCGTCGGACCGAAATGCTCTATTACTGAGACGTGAGGGTTCCCAGTTCAAGTTGAGTGATTACGAATTAAAAACGGTCGAGATGTTCGTGCCTCTGGCTCGGTTGGCTCTTCAGAGGGATGATACTCGTCGCGTTAGTGTTACACAACGTCGTGGTTTTCAGACGATACTGGGCTTGATGCAATTCGATGGTGATGGTCGTTTTCAGGATTCTCCCGCGTTTTTCCTTGAGCAAATGAACAAACTCCTCCCGAATAGCAGTCAGGGAATAACTTTTGTGCGGTCCAGAGATGGTAGCATGAAGGCGGTTGGGGGACTGCGGTTGGGTGACAGCGAGATTGAAGGGCTTGAAATCCTACCCGGTGAAGGAATGGTTGGAGCAACTTCCAATCGTGGAGAGCCATCTTTTGTGTATGGTAGGAAGGACGTGGCCAGAGCTCTTGAGGATTTCGATTCCTCCGTTCGCGATAGGTTGTATCGGATGTTAGGCGAACGTGGTCTACCGCCGTTTGTGGCTGCTTGTCCTGTTCACTGCGTAGAGCAGGTAGTAGGAGTTGTGATGCTCTTTGTCTTTGATATGACCGAGAGTGAGCGTGGAGAGTGGGAACGACTTCTCACGCTCGCCATGTCTTTGTACTCTATGCGTTTGACGGTCGGGGAACTTCATCGGGTGGGACGAACGCTGGAAGGTGGCGAGAGTGGCCTTCAGATTGGGGCTGCGACGAATCGTTTCAATAACCATCTTTCTGCCATTATCGGAAATGCGGAGCTAGCCATATCGCGTCCCGAACTCGGTGGTGAGGTGGCAGAGCATTTGCGCAGCATTATTATCGAAGCGGAATTGGCTGCGGGATATATGAAAGATACTTTTGGGGCAGAATCAGCGGCCGATGAAGCAGCGATTCTGGACGAAGCTCCAACTCTGGACGTGTTGATTCGGTCGTTTTTGAAGCCGCATCATATATCAGGTAAGCTGCATATGATTGGTGATCGTCCGCGGGAGCTCAGTTTGGAATTGAAATCCGAGACCGTAATTGATGCGATCGATCAGCGGGTCCAGGATCTGGTCCTCGGTGCTCTGGATCGGTTTGGTGCCGTTGCCGCAGAGGATGACCGACTCGCGGTAACAAGCTACCGCGAAGGTGAATACGTTTACGTTGACATTTCGCGTCATCAGGAGAACTTTCCTCCCGTCGAGCATGTGTCCGGTTTCGGAGATTACGAACTTCCGCAGGAAGCCCTGCGATTTCGTCCAGCCGATAGCTATCTCAGGCATGCGGTCGATACCGGTTGTCGATATGCCTATGACCGGACGAATCAGACACTTACATATCTCTCGTTTAGGTTTCCCGTTCGATCCCCGAAGGATGTTTTGTACTCCGCCGGAAGCAAGGAAGTATCAATTCTGGCAGTGGATGATCAGAGTGTTATTCTTGATCTGGTCTCGGCCATGTGTCAGTCTCTTGGCTATAGTGTGAAAACCGCTACATCCGGAAAAGAGGCCATACAGGCGGTACGTGATTCAAGATTTGACATCATTCTGCTGGATCTGGCTATGCCAGAGATGTCGGGACTGGAGGCCGCCGCCCAAATCAGGCGAATCAGCCCTGGTCTGCCCATTGTGCTGGTCACCGGATGGGGCGTCGATATTGATCCCGCTCAACTCGAGGCCCTTGGGATTGAAGATGTGCTGTACAAACCGTTCAGGATCGAGCAATTAACAGAAAAAATCCAGTCTATTGCCCACGTACTCGACTCTCGCTGA
- a CDS encoding HDOD domain-containing protein: MDKTRIIEQIRENNRILSLPQTLSEILAEVGKDDFSPDSLAKIILKDPSLTGKILQLANSSFYHQLSEIKTVQQAVSILGMTTVKCMALSTSVFHPDKVASETGVDPKSFFTYVLSIAAASEQLAKCLGHQASEEAFVAGLLTDIGVLFFLHHYPREYGEIVSGRSSAPNLVEAEREIFGTDHMEVGYHLAKTWGLPDYVLKAIRGHHDISELQDSHPLTNSVSLAVLLTTDEFSGFKQPIERRLEDVARVVDELGISKEQVDEVTFSLLPKTLETAEFVGVDIGNVEEILTRANQEIWKSYLTIENLFKERSELTQKLLEQERVRGAEEAKNIAMATLSHYLNNAIMAIFGRSQIMRMHFERGQTEKIYDTLPRELDVIDNSVKRMVAVLAEMKDISPIDSKRLHSMSEALNLDDRIESRLTKMDFDSTLPEKRTAELSK, from the coding sequence GTGGATAAAACGAGAATTATTGAGCAAATCAGAGAAAACAACCGGATACTATCATTACCACAGACGCTCTCGGAGATTCTGGCGGAAGTTGGCAAAGATGATTTCTCTCCGGATTCGCTGGCGAAGATAATCCTGAAAGATCCGTCACTCACCGGCAAAATTCTCCAACTGGCCAACTCTTCATTTTATCACCAGCTCAGCGAGATAAAGACTGTTCAACAGGCGGTTTCGATTCTGGGCATGACGACCGTTAAGTGTATGGCTTTGTCCACCTCGGTGTTTCATCCCGACAAGGTTGCCTCCGAAACCGGCGTAGATCCCAAGTCTTTCTTTACCTACGTTCTTTCGATTGCAGCGGCCAGTGAACAGTTGGCCAAGTGCTTGGGCCACCAGGCATCGGAGGAAGCATTCGTGGCCGGACTCCTTACCGATATTGGAGTCCTGTTTTTCCTGCATCACTATCCCCGGGAGTATGGTGAAATTGTCTCCGGACGGAGTTCGGCTCCTAACCTGGTTGAGGCGGAGCGGGAGATTTTCGGCACTGATCATATGGAGGTTGGGTATCACCTGGCTAAGACCTGGGGATTGCCGGACTACGTGCTGAAGGCGATAAGAGGACACCACGATATCTCAGAACTTCAAGACAGTCACCCACTGACAAATTCAGTGAGTTTGGCTGTCCTCCTGACGACTGATGAATTCTCTGGCTTCAAACAACCAATTGAGAGGCGACTGGAAGATGTTGCCCGGGTTGTTGACGAGCTTGGAATCAGCAAGGAACAGGTTGACGAAGTTACATTTTCATTACTCCCTAAGACTTTGGAAACGGCCGAGTTTGTGGGTGTTGATATTGGCAATGTCGAAGAAATCCTGACGCGAGCCAACCAGGAAATCTGGAAGTCGTACCTGACCATTGAGAACCTCTTCAAAGAACGTTCGGAACTTACTCAGAAGCTTCTGGAGCAGGAACGCGTTCGTGGGGCAGAGGAGGCCAAGAATATTGCGATGGCTACCCTATCACATTATCTCAACAACGCTATCATGGCCATCTTTGGCCGATCCCAGATAATGCGAATGCACTTTGAGCGAGGACAAACGGAGAAGATCTATGACACCCTGCCAAGAGAACTCGATGTCATCGATAATTCAGTAAAGAGGATGGTGGCAGTGCTGGCGGAGATGAAAGATATCTCACCTATTGATTCGAAGCGCCTTCATTCAATGTCGGAAGCTCTCAACCTGGACGATCGGATTGAGTCGCGTTTAACGAAGATGGATTTCGACAGTACCTTGCCTGAGAAGCGCACTGCCGAGTTGAGCAAGTGA
- the aroC gene encoding chorismate synthase, producing MLTYLTSGESHGPQLTAVMDGLPSGLSVNIDQINFQLARRQKGYGRGGRMKIENDQVQIVSGIRGGVTIGGPITFVIPNRDWVNWKRIMHPVNDLPDDLSPGERRLAYQTSCPRPGHADLAGAVKWNHHDMRNVLERASARETAARVALGALSRQLLEHFGVSIASHVVRIGPVALDRKSDLSDLGLVTSVTEASEVRCLDKETGERMKDAIDEAKEAGDSLGGVAEIIIRGLPVGLGGFSQWYDRLDGQLAGAMMAIHSVKGVEIGMGFEMATRHGSEVHDQIFHDPEGSRNRKYFYRSSNNAGGIEGGITNGEDIIIRVASKPISTLTRPLATVDVRSKEPAIAMVERTDNCVVPALAVIGETVASLVLAEAFLQKFGSDNMVETERNYRSFIKSEF from the coding sequence ATGTTGACTTACCTCACTTCCGGCGAATCTCATGGGCCGCAATTGACGGCCGTTATGGACGGACTCCCGTCCGGACTATCAGTGAACATCGACCAGATCAATTTCCAACTCGCTCGTCGTCAGAAGGGATATGGTCGGGGCGGACGTATGAAAATCGAGAACGATCAAGTCCAAATTGTCTCTGGTATTCGGGGGGGAGTAACTATCGGAGGGCCGATTACATTCGTTATTCCCAATCGTGACTGGGTCAACTGGAAGCGAATTATGCATCCCGTCAACGACCTGCCAGATGATTTGTCGCCAGGGGAGCGTCGGTTGGCGTACCAGACATCCTGTCCGCGACCGGGGCATGCCGACCTGGCTGGGGCTGTGAAATGGAACCACCATGATATGCGCAACGTACTTGAGCGAGCTTCAGCTCGTGAGACGGCGGCCAGAGTTGCTCTGGGTGCCTTATCACGACAGCTTCTGGAGCATTTCGGTGTTTCCATCGCTTCTCACGTAGTGCGCATAGGACCAGTGGCTCTGGATAGAAAATCTGATCTTTCAGATCTTGGTCTAGTGACGAGCGTTACGGAGGCATCCGAAGTTCGCTGCCTTGACAAGGAGACCGGGGAGAGAATGAAGGACGCTATAGATGAGGCGAAAGAAGCGGGCGATTCGCTGGGTGGTGTGGCCGAGATAATTATCCGTGGTCTACCCGTCGGACTGGGTGGCTTCTCGCAGTGGTACGATCGACTTGACGGTCAGCTGGCGGGAGCCATGATGGCTATTCACTCCGTCAAAGGGGTGGAAATAGGGATGGGTTTTGAAATGGCCACGCGGCACGGTTCCGAAGTACACGATCAGATATTTCACGACCCTGAGGGGAGCAGGAACCGGAAATATTTCTACCGTTCGAGCAACAACGCCGGCGGCATTGAGGGTGGTATCACCAACGGCGAGGACATCATCATACGCGTGGCAAGTAAGCCGATTTCGACCTTGACTCGCCCTCTAGCGACAGTTGATGTGCGTTCCAAGGAACCGGCTATAGCAATGGTGGAGCGAACCGACAACTGTGTAGTACCTGCTCTGGCGGTCATCGGAGAGACAGTTGCGTCCCTGGTGTTGGCGGAAGCCTTTCTGCAAAAATTTGGTTCGGATAATATGGTTGAGACGGAGCGCAACTATCGATCGTTTATTAAATCCGAGTTCTAA
- a CDS encoding leucyl aminopeptidase, producing the protein MNLKYTAEHPANCDADSLVIFTTEYEKISDKTLRELNVTSGGAVETLLDSGQFKGREGQIATIMHPAGYSTKRAILVGIGDHRKVDADSYRRASGRLSKDPGLKNSSSASFYFGKAEDATFYQGAIEGYILGGFKQREFKTGDNAEDDSKLKTVNFVIDNKRLLKRLEKAVTRGRIMAEGQCLVRRLANTPSNHLTPAKLATLAKKLAKANGLECTILDQKKIEAQKMGAVLSVAKGSVEPPKFIILKYSGGHPGQKPVVLVGKGVTFDAGGISLKPPLLMHEMRGDMAGAATVLAAIVAAAQLELRLNVVALMPAVENLPSGTATKPGDVITSRKGLTIEVINTDAEGRLILADGLDFANTFEPQAVLDIATLTGAAQYILGYAGAPVLGNNDKLLQRVINASVATAEPVWELPIWDYHRDQMKSSLADMVNSAGKYAGTITATVFLEKFVGDWPWVHIDIASVDQEPKGRPYMPKGTTGFGLRLMVELLSNWKKL; encoded by the coding sequence ATGAATCTAAAGTACACGGCCGAACACCCGGCCAATTGTGACGCCGACAGTCTGGTGATATTCACGACTGAGTATGAGAAGATCTCCGACAAAACCCTGCGGGAACTTAACGTAACTTCGGGCGGGGCTGTCGAAACATTGCTGGACTCGGGCCAGTTCAAGGGCAGAGAAGGACAGATAGCGACCATCATGCACCCGGCTGGTTATTCAACCAAGCGAGCCATTCTCGTCGGAATAGGTGACCACCGCAAGGTGGATGCTGACTCATACCGTCGTGCTTCGGGGCGCTTGTCCAAAGATCCCGGCCTCAAGAATTCTTCCTCGGCTTCGTTCTACTTTGGCAAGGCGGAAGATGCTACATTTTATCAGGGAGCGATTGAAGGCTATATTCTGGGTGGTTTCAAGCAACGAGAATTCAAGACCGGGGATAACGCCGAAGATGATTCCAAACTCAAGACGGTTAATTTTGTAATCGATAACAAGCGTCTTTTAAAGCGGTTGGAGAAAGCTGTCACACGCGGCCGCATTATGGCTGAAGGACAGTGTCTGGTGCGTCGTCTGGCCAATACTCCTTCGAATCATTTGACACCTGCCAAGTTGGCTACGTTGGCTAAGAAATTGGCGAAGGCTAATGGTCTCGAATGTACGATCCTTGATCAGAAGAAAATCGAAGCCCAGAAAATGGGAGCCGTATTGTCGGTGGCCAAGGGGTCAGTTGAGCCGCCGAAATTCATTATCTTAAAATACTCAGGTGGTCATCCGGGTCAGAAACCGGTCGTGTTGGTAGGTAAGGGAGTGACTTTCGATGCTGGAGGTATATCGCTCAAACCACCTTTGTTGATGCACGAGATGCGGGGAGATATGGCTGGGGCGGCTACAGTTCTGGCCGCCATTGTTGCTGCGGCTCAGCTGGAGCTGCGACTGAATGTGGTTGCGCTCATGCCGGCGGTCGAGAATCTCCCTTCTGGTACGGCAACCAAACCCGGAGATGTGATCACTTCGCGCAAGGGGTTGACTATTGAAGTTATAAATACCGATGCTGAAGGACGGCTTATTCTCGCCGACGGACTTGATTTCGCCAATACTTTTGAGCCACAGGCGGTCTTGGATATAGCTACTCTTACGGGAGCGGCGCAGTACATTTTGGGTTATGCCGGAGCGCCTGTTCTGGGGAATAACGACAAGCTATTGCAACGAGTGATAAATGCCTCGGTGGCCACAGCCGAACCGGTCTGGGAGTTGCCGATTTGGGACTACCACCGTGACCAGATGAAATCATCGTTGGCCGATATGGTCAATTCTGCCGGCAAGTATGCGGGGACTATTACGGCTACCGTATTTCTTGAGAAATTCGTCGGCGATTGGCCGTGGGTGCATATTGACATCGCTTCAGTGGACCAGGAACCGAAAGGTCGTCCCTATATGCCCAAAGGTACTACCGGTTTCGGATTGCGCCTGATGGTCGAACTTCTGAGCAACTGGAAAAAGTTGTAG